One window of Trichoderma breve strain T069 chromosome 3, whole genome shotgun sequence genomic DNA carries:
- a CDS encoding ATPase family associated with various cellular activities (AAA) domain-containing protein encodes MSRAPPGGASYRPYGGGPQAPYGGSQGYPQGGYSQGSYQGSYQPPTQPSRHTEKGPSGGGRVVSLQVEKVTDKSQQARLIYGNVCAVSPEDFPPKLDKTDYYILLRAGQPPGEFVVTARPIQGYPRGCISLSDPQRTWCRVALRDTFTGEVFDPFASGSKAYLGSLDVEVGFASPTKRIDGPYDEDHLSKLFIDTFQNQVLAPGQRILMDVQNIPLMIVVKTVGLVDLSMADEGDKHQMQREAHARGILTNQTRVIFHRDAKGGFNLKPSASKPNPNSILAPNFKFEDMGIGGLGGEISTIFRRAFASRVFPPQMVANMGIEHVRGMLLFGPPGTGKTLIARKIGQTLNARPPKVINGPEVLNKYVGQSEENIRKLFADAEKEYKEKGDESGLHIIIFDELDAVCKQRGSGTGGGTGVGDSIVNQLLSKLDGVDQLNNILLIGMTNRKDLIDEALLRPGRLEVHVEIPLPNEAGRLEILKIHTAKARENNRVDPDVDLEELAGLTKNFSGAEINGLVKSAASCALSRHTELGTMAVIRADSPPPMITRADFLNALNEVQPAFGVSESKLIEATDLGIIRYADRVDTSIRKVMGIANMVKSDPQVFLSSVLFHGSKGSGKTALAAHIAMESGFPFIKLVTPSDLAGYRDEFGKRDYIHKAFTDAYKSTASIIILDDIERLIGWNPIGPRFSNAILDLLTVLIAARPPKGHRLLVFVTTSQYWTLKDLDALRDFGTMIEVPAVSDLYELQGVLRESPALDDTSAEQTINMLKNRTGMESIPVGVGIKSILNRTFEARNQGSGNLVETLVELLAAEIERK; translated from the exons ATGTCTAGAGCTCCTCCTGGCGGCGCATCGTACAGGCCTTATGGGGGTGGACCGCAGGCGCCATATGGCGGCTCTCAAGGATATCCTCAAGGAGGATACTCTCAAGGATCCTATCAAGGATCCTATCAACCACCTACACAGCCATCGCGACATACTGAGAAGGGGCCATCTGGAGGCGGGCGGGTGGTGTCACTGCAAGTCGAGAAAGTTACAGACAAGTCCCAGCAAGCGAGACTGATCTATGGAAACGT GTGTGCTGTTTCTCCTGAGGATTTTCCTCCTAAACTCGATAAAACAGACTACTATATTCTCCTCCGTGCCGGCCAGCCACCTGGCGAGTTCGTCGTCACAGCGAGACCTATTCAAGGATATCCACGAGGCTGTATCAGTCTGTCCGACCCCCAACGAACATGGTGTCGTGTTGCTTTGAGAGATACCTTCACCGGAGAGGTGTTCGATCCTTTTGCGTCTGGCAGCAAGGCATATTTGGGCTCCTTGGATGTCGAGGTTGGGTTCGCTTCACCGACTAAAAGAATAGACGGCCCATACGACGAAGATCATCTGTCTAAGCTCTTCATCGATACTTTTCAGAACCAGGTCCTCGCTCCCGGGCAGAGGATCCTCATGGACGTTCAAAACATACCGCTTATGATTGTGGTCAAGACTGTTGGCCTGGTTGATCTGTCTATGGCAGATGAGGGGGACAAGCACCAGATGCAGAGGGAGGCTCACGCCAGGGGTATTCTTACCAACCAAACTCGTGTTATCTTCCATCGTGATGCCAAAGGAGGTTTCAATCTCAAACCATCGGCTTCGAAGCCGAACCCAAATTCAATCCTTGCCCCGAATTTCAAATTTGAAGACATGGGAATTGGCGGATTGGGTGGCGAAATTTCGACTATTTTCCGCCGTGCATTCGCATCTCGTGTGTTCCCTCCCCAAATGGTCGCCAATATGGGCATTGAGCACGTCAGAGGAATGCTTCTCTTCGGCCCCCCAGGAACAGGAAAAACCTTGATTGCGAGAAAGATTGGCCAGACCCTCAATGCCAGGCCGCCAAAGGTAATCAATGGCCCCGAAGTGCTGAACAAATATGTCGGCCAGTCTGAAGAGAACATCCGCAAGCTCTTTGCCGATGCTGAGAAGGAatacaaagaaaagggtgaTGAGAGTGGCCTTCACATTATCATCTTTGACGAATTGGATGCTGTCTGTAAGCAGCGTGGATCTGGAACAGGCGGAGGTACTGGCGTCGGCGACAGCATTGTCAACCAGCTTCTATCCAAGTTGGACGGTGTCGATCAGCTCAACAACATTCTCCTCATTGGAATGACCAACAGGAAAGATTTGATTGACGAGGCTCTCTTGAGACCTGGTCGTCTCGAAGTGCACGTCGAGATCCCTCTGCCAAATGAGGCAGGCCGACTCGAAATCCTAAAGATCCACACCGCAAAAGCGAGAGAAAACAACAGAGTGGACCCCGATGTCGACCTTGAAGAGCTAGCAGGCCTCACAAAGAACTTTTCAGGTGCCGAAATCAATGGTCTTGTCAAATCAGCGGCTTCGTGTGCTCTGTCACGGCACACTGAACTGGGAACGATGGCTGTCATTCGAGCAGACTCCCCGCCCCCGATGATTACTCGCGCAGACTTTCTGAACGCTCTGAATGAAGTTCAACCTGCCTTTGGAGTGTCCGAATCCAAACTCATAGAGGCTACTGACTTGGGCATAATTCGATATGCTGATCGTGTTGACACCTCTATCCGCAAGGTCATGGGTATCGCAAACATGGTTAAGTCAGATCCTCAAGTGTTTCTTTCCTCCGTCCTGTTTCATGGCTCAAAAGGTTCTGGGAAAACAGCCCTGGCAGCGCACATTGCTATGGAATCTGGATTCCCATTTATTAAACTAGTGACTCCATCTGACCTGGCGGGTTACCGGGATGAATTTGGAAAGCGAGACTACATCCACAAGGCATTTACAGATGCCTACAAGTCAACTGCCAGCATCATAATCTTGGACGACATTGAGCGATTGATTGGCTGGAATCCAATCGGCCCACGGTTTTCCAACGCTATATTGGATCTTCTGACGGTGTTGATTGCCGCAAGGCCTCCAAAG GGACACCGCCTTCTCGTCTTCGTTACAACGTCACAGTATTGGACGTTGAAAGATCTGGATGCTTTACGGGATTTTGGTACAATGATAGAGGTTCCAGCCGTCTCGGATTTGTATGAACTGCAAGGAGTGTTGAGAGAATCCCCTGCTTTAGATGATACTAGCGCGGAACAAACGATCAATATGCTCAAGAATCGCACAGGAATGGAATCGATACCGGTGGGGGTGGGCATTAAGTCGATCTTAAATCGCACTTTCGAAGCTCGAAACCAAGGCTCCGGCAATTTGGTTGAGACGCTGGTAGAACTCCTAGCTGCAGAGATAGAACGCAAATAG